In Streptomyces sp. P3, one DNA window encodes the following:
- a CDS encoding lactonase family protein, producing the protein MADLGGRRRRAFIGSFTAAGGPGVVIADVDRTSGALTLLGSLNGVPDPSYLALSPTGETLYAVSDTTDGAVAAYRVTGDVPEQTGPPVPVGGSGPTHLSVFDGHVLTANYGSGSVTAVPVRADGTLARVASGILRHSGSGPHARRQQSPHVHHVQPDPSGRWAVSVDLGTDSVRVCALRDGAPVLHREHALRPGSGPRHLAFHPAGRHAYVVNELTPTVTVCRWDAVDGSLKPLAEAAVLPGAPAGDAYPSGLVVSPDGRFVWAATRGEDVLSVFAVEAGGEVLRLVGTVPCHGRWPRAVALTDSGDFLYVANERSGDVTWFTLDPTTGLPRRAGSVAVPAASCVVLD; encoded by the coding sequence GTGGCAGACCTCGGCGGAAGACGACGGCGGGCGTTCATCGGCTCGTTCACGGCGGCGGGAGGGCCCGGCGTCGTGATCGCCGACGTGGACCGGACCAGCGGCGCCCTGACCCTTCTGGGCAGCTTGAACGGCGTCCCGGACCCCTCCTACCTGGCCCTGTCGCCCACCGGGGAGACGCTGTACGCGGTCAGCGACACGACGGACGGCGCGGTGGCCGCGTACCGGGTCACGGGCGACGTGCCCGAACAGACCGGGCCGCCGGTGCCGGTCGGCGGCAGCGGACCCACCCACCTCAGTGTGTTCGACGGGCACGTCCTGACCGCCAACTACGGCTCGGGAAGCGTGACGGCCGTCCCGGTCCGGGCCGACGGCACCCTCGCCCGCGTCGCCTCCGGCATCCTGCGGCACAGCGGCTCGGGCCCGCACGCGCGGCGCCAGCAGAGCCCGCACGTCCATCATGTGCAGCCCGATCCGAGCGGCCGGTGGGCGGTCAGCGTGGACCTCGGCACGGACTCGGTGCGGGTCTGCGCGCTGCGCGACGGCGCGCCCGTCCTGCACCGGGAGCACGCCCTGCGCCCGGGGTCCGGGCCGCGCCACCTCGCCTTCCACCCGGCGGGCCGGCACGCCTACGTCGTCAACGAACTCACGCCGACGGTCACCGTCTGCCGCTGGGACGCGGTGGACGGTTCCCTCAAGCCGCTGGCCGAGGCCGCCGTGCTGCCGGGCGCGCCGGCCGGCGACGCCTATCCCTCGGGCCTCGTCGTCTCGCCGGACGGCCGTTTCGTGTGGGCCGCCACCCGCGGCGAGGACGTGCTCTCGGTGTTCGCCGTCGAAGCCGGGGGCGAGGTGCTGCGCCTCGTAGGGACCGTGCCCTGCCACGGGCGGTGGCCGCGGGCGGTCGCCCTCACCGACTCCGGAGACTTCCTCTACGTCGCCAACGAGCGCTCCGGCGACGTCACCTGGTTCACCCTGGACCCGACGACCGGACTGCCCCGCCGCGCGGGTTCGGTCGCGGTCCCCGCCGCCTCCTGCGTGGTCCTCGACTGA
- a CDS encoding sirohydrochlorin chelatase yields MSSPTGPASGLPVRMPRPRQPGRHRRPEPLAAPEGAPALVLAVPGSPSVAVRGLAEEVVSIARSELPGLDARIGYLDGDDTEFPTLQSVLTYTAEERTARFEQARAAGLDVKEPDGPVAVVVPLLAGPDSALLRQVRQAVMESRIAAELTDVLGPHPLLAEALHVRLSEAGLARADRARLFTVATAADGIILASVGGEEAVQAAGITGMLLAARLAVPVMAAALDQEGSIASVAEQLRSSGSQQLALAPYLIGPEIDATLIEEAAKEAGCPAADALGPYPAIGKLALAKYTTALGIAPPQQQGAPVR; encoded by the coding sequence ATGAGCTCCCCCACTGGGCCCGCGTCCGGCCTGCCAGTACGAATGCCGCGACCTCGCCAGCCCGGGCGGCACCGCCGACCCGAGCCGCTGGCGGCTCCCGAGGGCGCGCCCGCGCTCGTCCTCGCGGTGCCGGGCTCGCCGAGCGTCGCCGTCCGCGGTCTCGCCGAGGAGGTCGTGAGCATCGCCCGCTCCGAGCTCCCCGGCCTGGACGCGCGCATCGGCTACCTCGACGGGGACGACACCGAGTTCCCCACCCTGCAGTCCGTGCTGACGTACACCGCCGAGGAGCGCACCGCCCGCTTCGAGCAGGCCCGCGCCGCCGGTCTGGACGTCAAGGAGCCCGACGGCCCGGTCGCCGTGGTCGTGCCGCTGCTGGCCGGTCCGGACAGCGCGCTGCTGCGCCAGGTCCGCCAGGCCGTCATGGAGAGCCGGATCGCGGCCGAGCTGACCGATGTGCTCGGCCCGCACCCGCTGCTCGCCGAGGCGCTGCACGTGCGGCTGTCCGAGGCCGGTCTGGCCCGCGCGGACCGCGCCCGGCTGTTCACCGTGGCGACGGCCGCGGACGGCATCATCCTCGCCTCTGTGGGCGGCGAGGAGGCCGTGCAGGCCGCCGGCATCACCGGCATGCTGCTCGCCGCGCGTCTGGCCGTTCCGGTGATGGCCGCCGCTCTCGACCAGGAGGGTTCCATCGCCTCCGTCGCCGAGCAGCTGCGCTCCTCCGGCTCCCAGCAGCTGGCGTTGGCGCCCTACCTGATCGGCCCGGAGATCGATGCCACCCTGATCGAGGAGGCGGCCAAGGAGGCGGGCTGCCCCGCCGCCGACGCGCTCGGCCCCTACCCGGCCATCGGCAAGCTCGCCCTGGCCAAGTACACGACGGCTCTCGGCATCGCGCCGCCGCAGCAGCAGGGCGCGCCGGTCCGCTGA